Within the Streptomyces sp. NBC_00554 genome, the region TGGCCATGATGCTCGGCGACCTGATCACGCTGAAGCAACAGCGCCACCCGGTGAAGATCGTGGTCTTCAACAACGGGGCCCTCAGCTTCGTGGAGCTGGAGATGAAGGCCGAGGGCATGGTGAACTTCGGCACCGACCTCGACAACCCGAACTTCGCCGACGTCGCCACGGCGCTGGGCATCCACGGCCGCCGGGTGGAGCGCCCGCACGACCTGGCCGACGTCCTGCGCGATGCGTTCGCCCATCCCGGGCCGGCACTGGTGGAAGTGATGACCGCCCAGCAGGAGCTGACCATTCCGCCGACGATCAAGTTCGAGCAGGTCAAGGGATTCGCGCTCTACGCGGCCCGCACGGTGTTGTCGGGACGGGGCGACGAACTCCTCGAACTGGCCCACACCAACGTGGTGCGGCACCTCTCCTCCTAAGAAGCGGGGGAGTCGGGGACCTTCAGCCCGATCAGGCTCAGCACGGCCTGCTTGACGGCGTCCAGGTCGTACTCGCCCAGCGGGACCCCCGAGGCGCGCGAGTGCTTCGTGACGCCGACGAACGCACCGAACGCCATCGAGAGCAGGACCTGAGGGTCAGCAGGACGGACAGCGCCGATCGCCTGCGCCTCCCGCAGGATGCCCACCAACTCGGCGTTGAGGCGATCGGCGACCTCGAATGCCTGCGGGCGCAGATACGACCCGTGCACCTGGTGTTCGAGGAAAGAGAACGCCTGGGGATGGGCGATGGCGAAGTCGACCTGATGCCGCCAGACCAGTCCGATGGCCGTCACGGGATCGGCCCCGCGTACGTCATCGGTGATCACGGCGTCGGCGAAAGCCGCCTTCGCCTCAGTGAAGACCGCCTCGCCCAGCGCCTGCTTGTTGGGGAAGTAGCGGTAGATCGTGCCCACCGCGACCCCGGCCCGCGTGGCGATCTCCGGCACGTTGGTGCCGTCCCAGGTGCGCTCGTCGAACAGGTCCAGCGCAGCGTCCATCACCTTCCTGCGCAGGGGGGTCTCGTCGCTCGTCACAGAGGGAGGCATGGGCACGAGTGAAACTTCGTTCAGTGCCTCGATCCTGTCAAGCGGAGGGGGTAGGGTGCGGCGTGAATGAAAATTCATTCACCCACTCACTCATGAAAATGGAGTGTGCCGATGAGGCGTTACGGGCACTGGATCGCAGGCGTGGAAGTCGAACCGGCATCGGACAGTTGGCTGCCGTCCAGGTCCCCCGGAGGCGACGGGGTCGTGCATGAGATCGCCCTCGGCGACACCACCGACGCGGATCGTGCCGTCGTGGCGGCGGCCGGGGCGGTCGACGGCTGGTGGAACCGTCAGCCGATCGAGCGCGGTCGCGTCCTGGCGGCCATTGCCGCGCGTCTGCGCGAGGAGGTCGCCGGCCTTGCGGAGCTGGAGTCGGCCGAGACGGGCAAGCCCGCCTGGCAGTCCCCGCTGGAGGTGGAGGGTGCGGCCAAGTACTTCGAGTTCTACGCCGGCCTGGTGAACCTGCCCGGCGGCGAAGTGGTGAACATAGGGCCGGGCTTCCATGCGTACACCCGGCGCGAGCCGCTCGGTGTCGTCGCTGTCATCACCCCTTGGAACGCGCCCCTCAACCAGGCGGCGCGCGCCATCGCTCCGGCACTCGCGGCCGGCAACGCCGTGGTGGCCAAGCCTTCCGAGTTCACCTCGGCGACCACGCTCGAACTGGCCCGCATCGCCACCGAATGCGGCCTGCCCGACGGCGTCCTCAATGTCGTCACGGGCACGGGTGGCACCGTGGGCGATGCGATCGTCCGGCACCCGAAGGTCCGGAAGGTGGCGTTCACGGGCTCGGTCCGTGCCGGGCGCGAGATCGGCCGTATCGCCGCGGACCGCATCATCCCGCTCACGCTGGAGTTGGGCGGCAAGTCCCCCAACATCGTCTTCGCGGACGCCGACCTCGCCGCGGCGGCCCAAGCAGCGGTCGAGGCGTTCCTGCCCAACGCGGGCCAGTCCTGCATGGCCGGCACCCGGCTGCTGGTCGACGCGAAGATCCATGACCAGTTCCTGGAAGCGGTGCGCACCGTTCTGACGCACGTGACCCCGGGGGAGACCTACGGGCCGCAGATCACCCGCGCCCAGTTCGACAAGGTCAACGAGTACTTCAAGGTCGCGGAGCAGGACGGCGCCACCCTCGTGACCGGTGGCGGGCCGACCGGGAACGGCTGGGTCGTCGAGCCGACGGTCTACACGGACGTGACCCCGGAGATGCGTATCGCCCGCGAGGAGATCTTCGGGCCGGTGCTCGCCGTCCTGCGCTTCACGGACGAGGACGAGGCGGTGGCCATCGCCAACGACTCCGACTACGGCTTGGTCGCCGCCGTCTGGACCAGCGACGTGACCCGAGCCCATCGCGTGGCCGCCCGGCTTGAGGCCGGCCAGGTCTACGTCAACGCCTATCCGCCCGGCCTGATGGTCGAGGGGCCTTTCGGCGGCTACAAGAACAGCGGGTACGGCCGGGAGAAGGGGCTCGAGGCGCTGCACCACTACACGCAGACGAAGTTCGTCGCCGTGCGGCTCCAGGACGACCAGCAGGTGTGGTGACGCCGACGAGAGTCTCGGCGCACATGGATTGATCCGCCTGAAATCTGCGCAAATCCGCATCAGTCAAACCCGGAGCACAGTCCGGCCTATCCAGAGAACGAGACCATGGCAAAGATCATTGTCACAGCGAGCCCGTTACCCGGCCATGTCCTGCCTCTCGCGGCGATCGCGGCCAACCTGACGGCACGAGGGCACGAGGTGCTCTTCTACACGGGCGCCCAGTTCAAAGAGCAGGTCCGCAGGACAGGGGCGCGCTTCGTCCCGTACCCCGCGGAGGTCGACCCCAGCAGCGGCGCCTTCAACGCCGTCTTCCTCGATCGCGAGAAGCTCGCCCCCGTCGAACGCATCGCCTTCGACATCAAGCACTTCGGCGCCGACCCCGCGCCGGTCCACGACAAGCACCTTCAGGATCTGCTCGCCGAGTTCCCCGCGACCGTGGTGATCAGCGAGCACACGTCCTTCGGAACGATGCCGACGGCACTGCGTGCCCCTCGGGGCCGGCGCCCGCTGGTGGTGAGCATCGGCATCACGCCGCCCACCTTCGACAGCGTGGACATCGCACCCTTCGGGCCGGGGCTGCTCCCGCCCACCACCGACGAAGAACGCGCTCGCTACACCGAGATGCGCGTCCAGACGGGGGCGATGTTCGCCGATGCGCAACAGTATGTGGAGGGCGTCTTCACCTCGATGGGCGTCACGCTCCCCGGCCCGCTCTTCAACGCCATGGCCACAGTCCCGGATCACCTGCTCCAACTGACCGTCCCCGCCTTCGAGTACCCGCGAAGCGACGCGCCGCCGGGCTTCCGCTTCGTCGGCCACCTCCCGGCCGACCCGGGCAGCGACTTCGAACGCCCCGACTGGTGGGCGGACTTGTCCTCCGGCCGACCGGTCGTCATCGTCACCCAGGGCACTTTGGAGAACACCGACCTGTCCCAACTCGTCGTCCCCGCGCTCCGCGCGCTGGCGGACGCGGACGTCACCGTCGTCGCCGCCACCGCACGCGCCGACGGCCCTGACGCGGTACGGAAGGAGATGGGCGGCCAGGTCCCCGACAACGTCCACCTCGCCGGATTCATACCCTTCGAACAGCTGCTGCCGCTCGCCGACGTCCTGGTCACCAACGCCGGCTACGGCGGTGTCCAGACCGCCTTGAGCCACGGTGTCCCGCTCGTCGTCGGCGGTGAGACCGAGGACAAGCCCGAGGTCGCCGCCCGTGTCGAGTGGTCCGGTACCGGCGTCAATCTGCGCACCGCCCGCCCACAGGCGGCCGCCGTCCGCGTCGCCGTCGACGAGGTGCTCGACGACCCGCGGTACCGAAAGCGTGCGGGCGAGATCCAGGGCCAGTACGCCCAGTACAGCCCCTTCGACCTCATCGCGGAGATCGTCGAGCAGGCCTAGAAAACCGGCCCCCGACTGCTGGTCGACGCGGAGACCCATGACGAGTTCATGGAGGCTGTGCGTCGACCAGCAGTGGGTGAAGCGGGCCGCCGCATGTTGAGGTTCCTTGCTTGAGCACGCTAACCTGAAAGGATGACCGCCGAAGATCCCCTGACAGCCGAGGAAGAGCGTTTCTGGCGCGCCTTGATGCGCATCATCGTCGCGCTGCCGCGTTCGCTGGATGAAGATCTGCTGCGGTCGACAGGGCTGACGCTCACTGAGTACGTCGTGCTGATGAACCTCTCCGAGGCCGAGAACCAGGAGCTCCGGATGGCGGATCTCGCCTCGGCGACCGCGCTGTCGGCGAGTCGTATCACCCGCGTGGTGGACGCGCTGCAGAGCCGCGGCCAGGTCGTCAAGCGGCGCTACGAGGGGGACGCCCGGGGGAACGTCGCGACCCTCACCCCGGAAGGGCTGAAACGACTTCAGGCGGCATATCCGGTACACCTGGCGAGCGCCCGCAAGCGGGTCATGGACCATCTCGACGGTCGGTCCCTGCCGGCCATGGTGAGGCAGTTCGGAGCGGTGGTTGAAAAGCTCGACTGAGTTCCACGCAGCGGTGGTCGAGAAGCTCGACTGAGATCCGTCGTCGTCATCGCGAACGCGGAAGGTCCCGGACACGCTCTTCGTGTCCGGGACCTTCCGCGTGCCGGGGTAGTGCTTCGCACCGCCCTCCGACCCCCTCAGGGCGTGGAGGGGCGTGTCTCGGTCCAGTCGACCATCAGGCGGCGCTCGGCGAAGAACCAGCCGCCGTCCTCCTTGGTGAATTCGTCGAGATAGCGAATCGACGCGATCATGAGGGTGCGCTGCCCGGACTCGTCGACCGAGACATGGTGGGCCAGGCAGTAGCTCTCGCCCGTCGCCCGGTTCCCGTCCAGAGTGATCGTGCTCTGGCCGTTGAAGTGCGTTGTGGCCCGGTAGACATTGAGGTTCTCGAACACCGGGGCGAGGGACTCGCGGCCGTGCAGTTCCTGTGTCGGCTCTGCCACCGTGGCGTCCATGAACACCAGGAAGCGGCTGTCCTCGGTGAACAGGGCCATCTGACCCTTGGCGTCCCGCCGGTCCGCGCAGTGCGCGTAGGCGTCCACCAGCTCACGGATGGCCAGCCGGTCGGCGGCTTCCTGGGGCGAGATCGAAGTGTGGGAGGCCAAGACGGTTCCTTTCGGCACACTATTTTACAGATGTATAAAATCACTGCTCATGGCAGGGTGCAACGTGAACAGCAGGGAGGGCGGAATGCTGAACGACCGGATCGATCCACGCATCACCCGCACGACCCAGGCCTTCGAGCAGGCCATCGTGGACCTCGCCGCGCAGCGGCCCGTCTCCCGGATTACCGTCGCCGAACTCGCCGACCGGGCCGGGGTCACCCGTGCGACGTTCTACAACCGCTACCGCACTCCCCTCGACCTGCTCATCCAGGTCCTCCACGCGGACCTGGAGCGAGGCCACCGCCTGGAGGAAGAGCGGCGTGCACAAGGCGGGCACTCGGCCCGCGAGCTGCTTCGCCTGGCCACGACGGAGGTGGCCGACCACGTGGAGCGGTTCGTCGCGGTGTACCGGCACTCCCTAGCTGATCCGGCGGACAGCGGGGTGTACGAGGCGCTCGTACGTCACTTCGGCGACTACGCCCTGGCGTTCATGAACCGTGGCCACCACCCGGGGCTTCCCGAAGCCAACCGTCAGGTGATCGCGCAGTTCATGGCCCACGGCTTCGCCGGCGCCATCCGGGCCTGGCTCAACGACCCGTCGGTCACGAAGGACGACATGGTCGACGCGTCCGTGGCCTGCGCTCCCGCCTGGTGGGCGGTCGACGCCGTCGCCACGGACACGTCCGCTCGTCCGTAGGAGCCGCCGCCGAGTCCCGTCAACTCCCGTACGCCCGCCGGGCGATGTGCTCCGCGATCATGATGGTGGTCGCGTTGGTCACGGTCGACGGGACCTCGGGCATGATCGATGCGTCGACCACGCGCAGACCCGCCAGTCCCTTCACCGCCCCCGACTCGTCGACGACGGCCCACTCGTCCCAGGGCCCTCCCATGGGCACGGTCGACGTCGGGTGTCCGTAGGTGGAGATTCCTGCCGCGATCGCCGCCTCCAGCTCCTCGTCGCTGCGCACCGCGTCACCCGGTACGAGTTCGGCGGCCACCGCACCGGCGAAGGGCGGGGCGCTCGCCAGACGTCGTACGAGCTTCACGCCCTCCAGCATGCGACTGCGGTCCCTGGCCGTCGCGAAGTAGTTGTTGTCGATGACCGGAGCGTCGTGGGGATCACGACTGGCCAGCCGCACCGAGCCACGCGACTCCGGCCGGGTGACGGCCGCGGCGAGGAGGATCGCCCCGCCGGTGGGGCTGAAGGAGCCGTCCAGCAGATGCGTGGCGACGACGCTGAGGTCCAGTTCGCCGACGTGTGCCTCGCGCGAGGCGAGCCACAGATGGGCCTGGAAGGCGGACGTCATGGTCTGGTGCTCGGGTGCGAGGGCGAACAGCGAGTGGAAGAACGGGTGATCCTGCAGCCTTCGGCCGACCGGGAGGTCGGCGACCACGTCAATGCCCAGGGCCCGCAGATCCTCGGCCGGGCCGACACCGGAGCGCAGCAGGATGGCCGGGCTGCCGTAACTGCCCGCCGACAGCACCACCTCGGCGGCCCGGAAGACCGTGCCCGACGCGCTCACGACGCCTCGCGCCACGCCGTGCTCGATGAGTACCTTGTCGATCGTGATGTCGCTCAGCACCGTCAGATTCGGGCGGCGCCGCACCTTCGGCGTCAGGTACACCAGGGCGGTGTTCTGGCGCATCCCGTCGACGATGTTGACAGGGTAGCCGCCGGTGCCGTCCTGCCGGGCGCCGTTGAAGTCGTCGTTCCGCCGGAACCCCAGGTCGGCCGCGCTGTCCACGAACGCCCGCAGAGGGGACGTGAGTTCCTCGTACGTCCACTGCCGGATGGGAAAGGGGCCGGTGCGGCCGTGGTAGGCGTCGTCACCGGCCGGCGTGTTCTCCATGTCCCTGAAGGCCGGGAGGACCTCCTCGTACGACCACCCTTTGATCCCGTAGCGGTCTCCCCAGGCGGCGAAGTCCGCCGCGCGTGCCCGGATCGCCGCACCCGCGTTGACCGACGAACTGCCGCCCATGGCCCGGCCGCGAGGTGCGGGGATGCTCGGGGCGCGGTCGGTGGCGCGCGCGGTGTAGCCCCAGTCGTGGTCGGGGTCGGCCAGTAGGTGCGGGGCCAGCAGTCCTTCGGGGAGCCGGTCGGCGGGGTAGTCCGGGCCTGCCTCGATCAGCAGGACCGTGCGCCGCGGATCCTCGCTGATCCTGGCGGCGAGCGCGGCGCCGGCGGAACCTCCGCCGATGATGACGACATCGGCGGAGTGTCCAGGTTGTTCGCTTGGGGTGCTCATCTGCGTCTCCCTATTTATATGCTTCCGCAAGCAATTAAAATGGTGATCGTCGACTGTGCGGTGTGCTCGGTCAGATGTGCAGTGCTTCCGGTACGAGGCGCTCGCCCAGCAGTCGCAGCGCGGCATGCTGATCGGCGCCGCGGATCGGTCCGATGACGTGGTCGATGCCGATGTGATCCAGTCGGCGCAGTTCCGCGAGCAGGACCGGGATGTTCTCGCCCTGTGCGCCGGGGTCGAGGGGGAGCAGGACCGTCTTCTCGATCTCGTCGTAGTCGCGCCCGGCCTGATCGCAGTGTCTGCGGAGCACGTCGAGTTTGTGCTGGAGGTCGGGGCCGTGGAAGAGGTTGCAGGCGTCCGCGTACTCCGCGACGAGTCGCAGGGTTTTCCGCTCGCCGGATCCGCCG harbors:
- a CDS encoding TetR/AcrR family transcriptional regulator, encoding MPPSVTSDETPLRRKVMDAALDLFDERTWDGTNVPEIATRAGVAVGTIYRYFPNKQALGEAVFTEAKAAFADAVITDDVRGADPVTAIGLVWRHQVDFAIAHPQAFSFLEHQVHGSYLRPQAFEVADRLNAELVGILREAQAIGAVRPADPQVLLSMAFGAFVGVTKHSRASGVPLGEYDLDAVKQAVLSLIGLKVPDSPAS
- a CDS encoding aldehyde dehydrogenase, with protein sequence MRRYGHWIAGVEVEPASDSWLPSRSPGGDGVVHEIALGDTTDADRAVVAAAGAVDGWWNRQPIERGRVLAAIAARLREEVAGLAELESAETGKPAWQSPLEVEGAAKYFEFYAGLVNLPGGEVVNIGPGFHAYTRREPLGVVAVITPWNAPLNQAARAIAPALAAGNAVVAKPSEFTSATTLELARIATECGLPDGVLNVVTGTGGTVGDAIVRHPKVRKVAFTGSVRAGREIGRIAADRIIPLTLELGGKSPNIVFADADLAAAAQAAVEAFLPNAGQSCMAGTRLLVDAKIHDQFLEAVRTVLTHVTPGETYGPQITRAQFDKVNEYFKVAEQDGATLVTGGGPTGNGWVVEPTVYTDVTPEMRIAREEIFGPVLAVLRFTDEDEAVAIANDSDYGLVAAVWTSDVTRAHRVAARLEAGQVYVNAYPPGLMVEGPFGGYKNSGYGREKGLEALHHYTQTKFVAVRLQDDQQVW
- a CDS encoding glycosyltransferase, whose product is MAKIIVTASPLPGHVLPLAAIAANLTARGHEVLFYTGAQFKEQVRRTGARFVPYPAEVDPSSGAFNAVFLDREKLAPVERIAFDIKHFGADPAPVHDKHLQDLLAEFPATVVISEHTSFGTMPTALRAPRGRRPLVVSIGITPPTFDSVDIAPFGPGLLPPTTDEERARYTEMRVQTGAMFADAQQYVEGVFTSMGVTLPGPLFNAMATVPDHLLQLTVPAFEYPRSDAPPGFRFVGHLPADPGSDFERPDWWADLSSGRPVVIVTQGTLENTDLSQLVVPALRALADADVTVVAATARADGPDAVRKEMGGQVPDNVHLAGFIPFEQLLPLADVLVTNAGYGGVQTALSHGVPLVVGGETEDKPEVAARVEWSGTGVNLRTARPQAAAVRVAVDEVLDDPRYRKRAGEIQGQYAQYSPFDLIAEIVEQA
- a CDS encoding MarR family winged helix-turn-helix transcriptional regulator, producing the protein MTAEDPLTAEEERFWRALMRIIVALPRSLDEDLLRSTGLTLTEYVVLMNLSEAENQELRMADLASATALSASRITRVVDALQSRGQVVKRRYEGDARGNVATLTPEGLKRLQAAYPVHLASARKRVMDHLDGRSLPAMVRQFGAVVEKLD
- a CDS encoding nuclear transport factor 2 family protein: MASHTSISPQEAADRLAIRELVDAYAHCADRRDAKGQMALFTEDSRFLVFMDATVAEPTQELHGRESLAPVFENLNVYRATTHFNGQSTITLDGNRATGESYCLAHHVSVDESGQRTLMIASIRYLDEFTKEDGGWFFAERRLMVDWTETRPSTP
- a CDS encoding TetR/AcrR family transcriptional regulator, producing MAGCNVNSREGGMLNDRIDPRITRTTQAFEQAIVDLAAQRPVSRITVAELADRAGVTRATFYNRYRTPLDLLIQVLHADLERGHRLEEERRAQGGHSARELLRLATTEVADHVERFVAVYRHSLADPADSGVYEALVRHFGDYALAFMNRGHHPGLPEANRQVIAQFMAHGFAGAIRAWLNDPSVTKDDMVDASVACAPAWWAVDAVATDTSARP
- a CDS encoding GMC family oxidoreductase; this encodes MSTPSEQPGHSADVVIIGGGSAGAALAARISEDPRRTVLLIEAGPDYPADRLPEGLLAPHLLADPDHDWGYTARATDRAPSIPAPRGRAMGGSSSVNAGAAIRARAADFAAWGDRYGIKGWSYEEVLPAFRDMENTPAGDDAYHGRTGPFPIRQWTYEELTSPLRAFVDSAADLGFRRNDDFNGARQDGTGGYPVNIVDGMRQNTALVYLTPKVRRRPNLTVLSDITIDKVLIEHGVARGVVSASGTVFRAAEVVLSAGSYGSPAILLRSGVGPAEDLRALGIDVVADLPVGRRLQDHPFFHSLFALAPEHQTMTSAFQAHLWLASREAHVGELDLSVVATHLLDGSFSPTGGAILLAAAVTRPESRGSVRLASRDPHDAPVIDNNYFATARDRSRMLEGVKLVRRLASAPPFAGAVAAELVPGDAVRSDEELEAAIAAGISTYGHPTSTVPMGGPWDEWAVVDESGAVKGLAGLRVVDASIMPEVPSTVTNATTIMIAEHIARRAYGS